The Miscanthus floridulus cultivar M001 unplaced genomic scaffold, ASM1932011v1 fs_276_1_2, whole genome shotgun sequence genome contains the following window.
gatttataactagcatagaatcaccaaagatttcaacagcatcggcacgtatctccttcagcaattctaacccttttatcaaggcttggtattcagcctgattgtttgttgatgtagcaacaatcggcaatgaaaactcatacttccttccttgaggtgaaatcaacacaatgccgatccctgctccttcaccacatgtggacccatcgaagaaaagtgtccaaggagcaacctccagagagtccactgttttacaatgctgagtgacaaaatcagccataacttgccccttaactgccttagtcgattcgtaacgtagttcaaattctgataatgctaaaatccacttgccgattctaccacttattatcggcatcgacagcatatacttgactacgtcgtctttgcatatgaccgtacattcggcagataacaaataatatcttaatttgacacaagaaaagtataaacacagacataattttttgatggtcgaataccttgtctcagcatccactaatcttttgctcaaataataaataacacgttctttcccttcaaattcttgaataagagctgaaccgataacggtatcatcagttgacaaatacaacctgaaaggtttcccgtgttgaggtggaactagcactggaggattcgttaaatatttcttaatttcatctagggctaactgctgctcagctccccatacaaattcctgattggccttcaatttaagtaatggactgaaagccttgatcttacccgacagattagatatgaatcttctaatgaaattaatattaccgatcaaagattgcaattcagttttattggcaggagcaaccaccttgttaattgcatcaatagacttcctactgatttcgatgccccgctgatgcaccataaaacccaagaattgacctgccgatacaccaaatgcacatttattaggattcatcttcaatccatgcttccttgtgcactccagtatcttttgtagatcggctagatgttttgtgatatctccagacttaatcactacatcatcaatgtagatttccactaatgtgccgatgtattcatgaaaaataaagttcatagctctttgataagtagcgccggcatttttcaaaccaaacgtcatgactatccactcaaacaaccctacatgacctggacatctgaaagcagtcttgggaatatcttcttcagccatgaatatttgattgtaacctgcattaccatccatgaagctgataatttgatgtccggctgcagcatcaatcaataaatcggcaatcggcattggataaccatccatcggtgtggctttgttgagattcctgaaatcaatacaaacacgaagttttccatttttcttataaacaggaaccacattagaaattcactctgcatatcgatactgccgaataaactttgcctcaattaatttagttatttcggccttaatgtcaggaagtatattagggttgcatcggcgcgctggctgctgatgtggccaaaatccagatttgataggtaaccgatgttcaactatcgatcggtctaatccaggcatctcagtataatcctaagcaaaacaatctttatactcttttaacaaatcagttatttgctgcttacactcggaatctaacttagcacaaataaaagtaggtcttggcctatcgccatcaccaatatctacttttactaaatcatctgccgatgtgaacccttgacctaattttccatcatcggcaaacctatccattaaaactcttcttcagaaccggctgcttggatcggtggaatttcataatcagcaactctaaggaactctttttctcaaacttctcctgatatgcatttagttcgctcataagtatctgattctgccgatgcgatgatataagaagaatcaccagggacaacctcaatcttatccctaaTCCACTGTACAAGgtattgatgcattgtagaaggaacacaacaattagcatgaatccaatctctccctagaagcagattatatgcacccttgccattaataacaaagaacgttgtcggcaaggttttgctgccgatggtcaattcaacgcatactgcccctttagctggtgacacattgccttcaaaatccttcagcatcatatcggttttggtcaagtcttgatctcccttaccaagtttccgatacatcacataaggcataatattaatcgtagcccctccatcgataagtatcttagatacaggctgtccatcaactctgcctttcacaaacaaagccttaagatgctgtctctcgttatcggtaggtttctcaaaaacagccatcatcggatctagtgtcaactgagctacttgatcagagagaacaacttcttcctcattatcagatagtgccaaaaacttcatcggcaacatgaataccatattaacatctgccgatggacccttatttttgtgttttacctgccactactgatgaccagacctctcattagaggaattttcctctcggtataaatcctcctgatgctcacgttgcatccttcttttctgtgtatttgtcagaccctccgagcaccatcgaggaaacttggttttccaaaccggctgataataggtcccagttgattctacacggcgtatattagggtccctgtagaatatttcttcatcgagaactcttgcgtttgccatttcctccagctcctcttgattccttggaaaatatccagcgcgtttaccaagcctctcatgtacactaagtctacccccagccgatcatgcactgatgctctacctctgatcggctcattgataaataaaccctgattgtcAGGCTGAAAcctctttctgaccgattgaccccataataaccattgcactcagggcaattttcaacagttggcaatctaataccttcttcccagcaatggatgaaaaacgggaacctccaatgatctttatgccgataccattcttcccaacatctctcttcttgctgttattgatatcggtccttacgctgacgccaaccctcctgctgccttcgatgggtaatcacaatgccaggtcgaggagggtttttggaactactgctttctcccaacaaacccttactttttgcatcatcggtagttatccgatgttggggatccactgatacgtttttctcagcagcctctgacgtcaataccttggtcttccctttggcctccaacatatttgctagaaaagggtgttgatcaattttcatcggcttctgggccttggaagtaccaaacttaattctcccagattcaatagccgattgtaactgttgcctgaacaccttgcactcatttgtactgtgcgaagttacattgtgccatttgcagtacaagatcttcttcaactcttctgtcgatgggatcacatgattaggtgacctcttaatttggccctcttgaagcagaagatcaaatatcttgtcggccttggtgatatcaaaggtacacttttctggctctttctgaccaaagggacaagatatcggctttttatttttaacccactcagctaagccgataactggttcttcatcagaatcagaatctcctacttcttcaacaaatgatacttttttactccaattctttttaggttcaaagaccctagtatcttgatcagagatcctttgcacaagatgactaaggctttcaaactcctgagaagcatatctgtctttaagatgtggcaataacccttggaaagccagatcggcaagctgccgatcatccagcaccaggctatagcacttattttttacatctcgtagcctttgcacaaagctttctaccgattcatcattacgctatctcaattttactaaatcggtaagcttcttttcatagattccagcaaagaaatacttatgaaattgtttttctagatcagcccaagtaataatagaatttggtggtaatgaaataaaCCATGTAAAtgtcgatccagacaaagatgatgaaaataatcgaactcttaattcatctctgctagctgcctctccacattgaataatgaagcgattggcgtgttccattgttgatgtatcatcttgcctagagaatttagtgaaatctggtaccttgtaccgatttgggagagaaattaaatcatatgcaggagggtatggagtccgataagaataagtattgaccttgggctttatcccaaactgatccttcataatttctgctatcttatcggcccaaaaagcatcagccttctgctgacgaactggctaaatttctataggaggtacctgctgatatccctccacatatctttgtggcccacgatctccagtaatcggcatatttgccgttacttgtggtccattaacctgctggaaaggattcatcggctgagctgccgatgcttgattctggaaaccagcttgcatatgaccttgttgaatccctgcaacctgctgattttgctaaactgcatgttgaacaggtaactgtcctaaccaaccattattagaactcatcggtacaaaacttaccgatggctggtaatttgctgacattgttggataattataaccagcttgaggcatgaactgaaccccagtttgacttatagcaggggctttctgctgcatcggcagtaagcttgccgatggacttgaattgtgtgtttgaaccaaaggcatctggaaacctcctggagttggttgcacagtagttgctgtggcatattcaGGCACTTGAGTCATCGgcaaaacagccgatggtataggagcttttcctactgcatcaaacacttgaggtaacccagaattgaaagcagatgactccggaggcataccatatccccaccaactagcaggaatctggctattctgagacacagggccggacatagctgatgccgatagatctgtattaagctgaactcgtcctcctggtagtaccagatctgatagtatcggtgtagattgaatattaggtaagcctgccgatactggaggagaagtaacttctgtacccacaacggccgagggagccgatggagtattgacagatgccggctctagttggtgataggcaggcccaacgtaatgcggtgacgcttgtctttctttgagagttcgaaccacagcattatgaacagtattggacagcacattggaatgattaatcaaagcatgatttactgcagaattaaccatctcttgaagtttaccaggattggagtcaaaggtaacctgccgaggcaaggcaaatcttgcttctagatgacttgtccacttttgttcaggctaaatgatctcagacaaagctgcctgtattcttctatagccttttccatggcctgcctctgctcttccttaagatcttcttctgataccgcgataatgttccctgaatcgatctcggaattgatcatattgatcggattgattggtcccaccgggcgtgccaaaagatgtgttaatgcaaaagtggatctacaaacacaaagggctaatacccgaatcgatatccaaagcgtgccagtcgatttgacctgttaatcgacaaggatgaagatacgagcactttggtcctgacaacagcgatacgcccggaagtcacggccaagaggtactcacacggaactcgagaatcgccgaaggtcacactgaaacgatgcaactcaccgaatcaatgagaactcgtaaaaagaaaaaatatgcaaattgacgaagtcgccgaaaagtaagtagatgcaaataggagtaaaaattggttttgatattgattgatatatatattacattgctcctcaatctatatttataccctgatctaaagagacataaccaaaatacaactaggacaccaagtccatatctaaggaaacacatgactctttacatgaattatactctaacaaatatagaaaaggaaatcaactcctatctatttccctgtccgcttcaattacgatggaaatctcaccaacctcctttccatcggcatacttcctgtttcatcggcagtagtcttcaagcctcccttcatcggcatcgacaataacatctccaaccttatcggcaacgcccgagtaaatcaacttttccatcgatcaccaccattcatcggcaaccatctttacaagctgattttcatcggctgtcaacgtatacagtaactttccacctgccgattagcccactctgatcattttgacacgtgcaaaaaacggtgtcaacaggcaCCAACTTCTTAAGATGAAAATCAGGGACGTCCCTCCCCTTGGTCAAATCATTGATTGATCTCATGATCATGATTCTCTATCGATCAGGCAATGCAAGAGGGTTGTTGGGGTCATTCAGTGAGGGTTGGCATTAGGGATAAAACGGACGAAAAAATCCCGTTTCGTTTTCTATGTTTATCTCGCACGTTTTTGTATTCTCAAAAAGAAAATGTGAAAAGGACATGCGAAACGGGACGAGGTGTTTCTTTATCGGTTTTTGCATGATCTCGTTTTTAGGTGGGATCGATAGACATGGATTCATCATGTATTTTGAATACAAGATAAGCTTGAGCATTCCGGCAGACGTTCGGAACGCGACGCAGCTCCCACACCTGTGCCTAATGCACGTCACTCCCTTCGCCCCACGCCAAATCCCGCTATGTAGGCCGCGTTCGTCCAGACAGAGCTCCGCGCCTGCAGCCGACGCCCACCCGCATCGCGCGCCAGCGTCTGGAACCGCGTCCGCACGTAAACCACGGCGGCGCCCCCGCAGTAGCACCAGGCCTGTCGTGCCCATCCTACGCTCGCACGTGAACCACGATGATGCCCCCGCAGTAGCATCAGGCCGTTGTCCGCCATCCACCAGCgcgcattgcaacatgtgcaacactagatctacttttgaaacataaaGATGAAACCTTTGCAACATACAactgaaatagatgaaatatttgaaataAGCTCTTGAAACATGTGTGTATAGCCATAGCTACATAGGTAActcagatccacttttgcaacataagtctgaaacatcTGAACTATATGAAaacaaacacttaaaacatgtgtGTGCAACTatagcaaacatatgcaacacttgaaacatacgtctgaaacaactcAAACACTTTGAACATAGGATTGAAACATgcgtatattgtcattgcaaaATATAAAACATCCCAGATCTACTTTtataacatctagatgaaacaattgaaacataagtCCAAAACGCtggaacacttgaaacacagcGTAGTCGACGGCCACaacctacctggtggggaactcTGGTAGCTAGCAAGCTCGGGTTAGTAGGACGTCGAGAGCAACGGTCCAGTGTACACCCCAAGCGCAGTGCGCAGGCCTCCCCTTCCTGCTGATGGTCACGTTGGATGGGGGTTGCAGGTGCAGGCCCCCCTACCTCTCCTTTTGCGACGAGCGAGGTGGATGGGCATGGCGCGGGGCACAGAGCAGTGCGGGATGTGTCCGGGCGAGGCGACGAAGAGAAAGGGTGGGCGGGAGGTGCCCACGGAGCCCAGTCACGGACTCGCGACGCTGCAGTGATATTTTTTAAGAAAGCCTCGTGGGCATCGCGGCCCACCAACGAGGCCGTTCGGACGGACGGACATCCTAGACAGAGCTTTACCGTTGTTATTATAGTACCTTTCTAAAATGAAAAATTAGATTTCTACGACAAATGTTAATTAAAAGTTTGGAAAGTCCTCAATGAGGGGGTCTAAAAAAATCGTGGTGGGGACACTTTTGGCAGGGGTGGAGCTTCCCTTGGAAAAATTGGGTGATGGCCTCTAAAAAATGGAATGCCTTATGATTTAGAAGTGAGGGAGTACAAATTTGATATTATTTTAATTGAATATAATATCCATTAATTGTAAATTTATAATTATcaaaatataatgtaaaatatatGAATAGTAAAAAATAATTTAGAAAGCCATGTTTTCCGACTATGACTTGTAAACTGGACTGATAAAGTACTTAGTAGTTTGAAAAATATATAGATGTCTGTCTTAGAAAGGGGAGACAACTAAACGTGGAACATTTCTAGAGGCGCGCTTTGTAGTATATAAGGTAGTTACTAGCTTTAAGAAAATTTCTTCAATAACATTAACTTTTAGCTATAATTTTTAGTGCGTAGCTCGTAATATGGATAACTTTACGTGACTGTCACATAATTTTAAAATATGTGTAGAAATCTAGTTCTTATCTAGAGATAGCTTTTCTCTTCCTTGTATTAAATTAATATTATGCTTAGAGGTTAGAGCTAACTCATAAGTCAACATTGGAGTTGTCCTAATTATCATTTAAAGAGTCATTTGAATAAAAATTGTTCTCTATATCTTTTCACCTACCAATGACTCATTTATATCTTATGCACAAATCTAAAAGACATCCCGTTCTTTTATTTTTGGCTAATGAGAAATtttaaataaaagaaaatatcATTTAAAGATCTAATTAAAAAAAGGCTGTCTTCGTGGCTGAGGCGGCATCGCCAGTAAAGCCTGACAGCCCGAGGATCTTCtctcgttttttttttcttttctggctAGCAGCCTAGCAGTCTAGCAGCACCTGGCTGAGGCGGCATCGCTAGCTGTCCGCGTCGCTCGCTCCTCTCCCTCCGTCCGCCGCACCGTCGCCGAGCGCCGCCCCGCGCCGGAGACGTCCTGCCTTCTTGCCGCCGACGAGCGCCGCCCCGCTGTTCCTTCCGCGGTTCCGCCCCAGCCTCTGCATCCGAATCTCCCACGAAGCTGTCAAGGCGATGGCGGCGACCGGCGGCGTTTCAGCTGACGATGTCCCGATCCTGCAGGCAGAGAACCTCACCAGCAACGTCAAGTCCATCTACTACAGGTCTGCCTCTCTCTTCCTCCGCCCCCTCCCCATGCGCTCGATCCGATCTGGAGGTGCGCTTAGTTTAATGTTAGGTTTGATCTGGATTTAGCGAGATCTCTTGGACTGGTAGCCTAACCACGGGGTAATTTACGTCCCCTGTATATTGGGGAGTTTTGCTGGTAAAGGTTGGACTATAGAGTGTTTAAATGCTGATCAGAGAGGAAGAAGGGAGTTGTGAGTTCATAAATTGAAATATCTTTTCCTACAATTTTGATGTCAAGTTGCAGAGGGATTTAGTAAATTTTGTTATAGGTGAATTGCTCCTTACTATAGATGCCTAGTTGAATCTGCTACTTATAATTAACTGGATTTGAGTTGCTCTTCGTGCTATTACATTGCTAGGCCTAGGGACTAGGGATTAAATTCTGCAATGCTTGACGAATAGTGGAGTTCGTACTGTTATCCATGAGCACTGAGCTATTATCTGCTAAGACTTGTGTATTCTGTTGAGAAGTGAGAACTGCCCCTTTGATTCGCTAGAGTTGTGAGTTGATAACTTGAAATATTTTTTCCTACAAGTTGTGGAGGTCACTTTTGAGAGATTTAGTAAATATTAACTGTTTTGTGACCGGTTAGTTGCTCCTTTCTATGTTGAATTATCTGGACCCGCTTTGTTCTCCATGCTATTACATTGCTAGGCCTAAGAACTAGGGATTGAATTCCATGATGCTTGATGAATAGTGAAGTTCATGCTGTTATCCATGAGCACTGAGCAGTTATCTGATATGACTTTTTAATTCTGTTGAGAGGTGAGAACTACCCCTTAGAACCGCTAGGCACGTTCAGTGTGCAAAGGGTTTTGTGGTTTTAGTGTTGCGCTTGGCCATAAAGGGTTTTTATTCTTTAGCATGCTTTGCAGAGAATATTCACACTTTAGTGAGTATAATTGGATCAACTGAACATGTACATAGTATTCCTTATAATCAGGTTTAAGGCACAATGTAAAACTCATGAAGATATTATTTTGTGTGTGATGACATACCCCTCAACTTCCCCTTCTAATATATCATAAGGACCTCATATGTTGAACATGCCTGACTGATTTGCTATTTTAACTATGGTGGTTTATCCTAAACATGAGGTATTTTCATGTTACAGTCGAACATTCTTGTCGATCATTGGTGGAGTTGTTGCTGGAATCTGGGGATTCACAGGCTTGACGGGAtttgtcttctactttctgatAATGATGGTTGCATCTATTGGGCTCTTAGCGAAGTCAAAGTTTTCAGTCCAGACATACTTCGATAGTTGGACTAGGATTTCAGTTGAAGGAGTTTTTGGTGGTCTTATGGTAAGCCTTGTTTACTGCCATGTCATATTCTGTTGCTTATCATGTTGTTTAATGATGTCCTAATACAGTGCAATTTCCTTTGCAGTCATTTGTGCTGTTCTGGACGTATCCTTTTTCTTTGATAATTTATAAAGAGTCTTGTCCATACTCCATTTCTCTTCttcatgtgcttatatagatagGTTGAATATTGCTTACAGCTGGGATGGTAAACCAACATATTCATACTCTACTGGTTGCATATTGGGTAACATACTGCTATTACTGAAAGCCTACCAACGAATATTTCAGATTTCTGCTTACTGCTGCCATCAAATTTGTCAAGGTGGAATATAAATGAAAATTCAATATTTTAGACAATCATACAAACCAATCCCTGAACGGGCAAAGCAGTTTATTTTCCTAATCACTAAACATGTTTATGCATCTTTCCTGTCTATATTCAACTGTTTCAGTGTTGGTCCTTTTCTTCTTGAGTTCATCCTTGACGAGAGATATAGATTTGCTTATGACATTGTTCACATCTTCTGATGGACATAGAAAGATCTACTCGCCAAAGAAAACGCAGAATTTCATATGACGTTGAACATTCCCAATGGACTCTTGTACACTCAATTTTTGTATTGGTAATTGATATAATCTTTAGTGAGACTATCAATGTAGACCTAAGCAAAGCTCATGAACTGATGTAGCAGTTCCTTTCCTTGGATGATCTGTAGCAGTTGCGATTTGTCATTTCCAGTAATGAATATAAACTTTGATTGATGGACACTCAGATTTTGCTGGCACAATCATGTGAAATGAATTCATCTCCTGTTTTATTGGCGCATTGTCCTCAGGTTTGTGTTATGTTTGCTATTTGTGGCGGTACACACTATATCGATGCTTCAACTGACAGCCATGTTATTTCCAGATCAAAATGCCTTGCCTTAATGAAGCTGCTCGGCCTGCTTAGCGTAGCTCAGTCCTGCCCAATCTAACAGAACCCATCTCATCTGAGAGGGTTATCGGGCCGAAATGTTTAAATGGGCCTAAGCCCAGAGCCAAACTTCCGAACGCATCTTCCTCTCCCCATGCCGCATCCCGCAGCCAGAACCCTAGCCtcgtcgccatggccgcctccttgCTCCGCTCAGGCCACCGCCTCTTCCTCCGCCGCCATCGCCTTTCCGCGGCATTCTCCACCGCTGCGGCCGAGGAGCTCATCGACGTCCGCAAGCTTCCCACTGACTACGACCCCTCCACCTTCGACCCGTCCTCCCCCTCCCGCCCGCCGCCGTCCGACCGCGTGTGGCGTCTCGTCGAGGAGGTCTCCTCCCTGACCCTCGCGGAGACcgccgctctctcctctctcctcctccgccgcctcgaCATCCCCTCCGCACCACCCATCGCCATCCTCAACTCCGCCGCGgggctgggcggcggcggcggcgccacggCCGGCGCGGCGGgggagaaggcggcggcggcagccgagAAGACGGTCTTCGAGCTGCGGCTGGAGGCGTTCGACGCGGCGAGCAAGATCAAGGTGATCAAGGAGATCCGGTCGTTCACTGACCTGGGGCTGAAGGAGGCCAAGGAGCTGGTGGAGAAGGCGCCTGCGGTGATCAAGGGCGGCGTATCCAAGGAGGAGGCTGAGGCGATTGTTGAGAAGATGAAGGCAGTTGGCGCCAAGGTCATTATGGACTGATCAAAACAAGCCTTTTCAGTGGTGAGATCCGGAAAATTTATGCTCCATTTCAGATCAACTTTAAGTGCAAGGAGGGATGAGTGGCTTGTGGACAATTCTTCTCTATGAACTTGTGGAAATTGTTGTGGCACAGCACAAATAGGTTTTCAAGCACGTTAATCAAATGAACTGTGATCCTGCAATGCTATAGGGTATTGTATCAATCACTCATCATTATATATGTTGTGGGATGGAAAGGAACTATTTCATTGCTATTTGCTATGAAAGATT
Protein-coding sequences here:
- the LOC136531085 gene encoding uncharacterized protein, encoding MAASLLRSGHRLFLRRHRLSAAFSTAAAEELIDVRKLPTDYDPSTFDPSSPSRPPPSDRVWRLVEEVSSLTLAETAALSSLLLRRLDIPSAPPIAILNSAAGLGGGGGATAGAAGEKAAAAAEKTVFELRLEAFDAASKIKVIKEIRSFTDLGLKEAKELVEKAPAVIKGGVSKEEAEAIVEKMKAVGAKVIMD
- the LOC136531086 gene encoding uncharacterized protein isoform X1, encoding MAATGGVSADDVPILQAENLTSNVKSIYYSRTFLSIIGGVVAGIWGFTGLTGFVFYFLIMMVASIGLLAKSKFSVQTYFDSWTRISVEGVFGGLMSFVLFWTYPFSLIIYKESCPYSISLLHVLI
- the LOC136531086 gene encoding uncharacterized protein isoform X2, whose translation is MAATGGVSADDVPILQAENLTSNVKSIYYSRTFLSIIGGVVAGIWGFTGLTGFVFYFLIMMVASIGLLAKSKFSVQTYFDSWTRISVEGVFGGLMSFVLFWTFAYDIVHIF